From the Toxoplasma gondii ME49 chromosome VIIa, whole genome shotgun sequence genome, one window contains:
- a CDS encoding hypothetical protein (encoded by transcript TGME49_202375~Predicted trans-membrane domain (TMHMM2.0):162-185), with protein MLSSPYRPSSSPSSSSSSASASLCSASGFTLGNTRLLSSSSAAWYSALPARNLSCHRPLVFLRAARPLAPLHRMVPRVLAFSFFSWLGTYMARFPRRSVGHWPRPRYAIARMQTGARQRCIKHVPPTVALAKRAKNSLPSASLRSSLSGAGLNGGRRPARLSGLLSLLFFSFIFSHISSLFIAAVRFSRHLVWFCVCWNCAEQRIRRRAGRRCAAWRRN; from the coding sequence ATGCTTTCTTCACCTTACcggccttcctcgtctccctcctcgtcttcctcttctgcttcggcTTCTTTGTGTTCTGCTTCTGGGTTCACCCTGGGCAAcactcgacttctctcgagTAGTTCTGCTGCGTGGTACTCGGCATTGCCTGCGCGCAATTTGTCTTGTCACCGTCCGTTGGTATTTCTCAGGGCGGCCCGGCCTCTGGCGCCGCTTCATCGCATGGTGCCTCgtgtcctcgccttctctttctttagTTGGTTAGGTACCTATATggctcgttttcctcgcagATCTGTAGGCCACTGGCCCCGTCCAAGGTATGCAATCGCGCGTATGCAAACGGGCGCCCGACAGCGTTGCATCAAACATGTCCCTCCGACGGTTGCCCTCGCGAAACGCGCGAAAAACTCACTTCCGTCTGCCTCCTTGCggtcctctctctcgggcGCTGGACTTAACGGGGGGAGACGCCCAGCTCGTCTCtccggtcttctctctctcttatTCTTCTCATTCATCTTCTCTCACATCAGCAGCCTCTTCATCGCTGCCGTGCGCTTCTCCAGGCACCTTGTTTggttctgcgtctgctggaACTGCGCAGAACAGCGGAtaaggagaagagcagggagaagatgcgccgcatggagaagaaactga